CGACGGGCTCTCGGTAAAGAAGACAAGTCTTCCTTTAAGCAGTATTGTCGCGCGCCGAGAATACAATTCTTTGTATACTCTATTTTGTCGGAATTAGAATCGATATAAGtgcgaaacaattttttatcctcTGGCGATAATTCATCAAATATagttgttattttattgttataaaatatccaTTTTCTCGTGGTAAAATATTGCAGTACTTCGAGTCCAGCTGAAATTCGTTTCTGGAGTTTGACCATACTGTTAGAAAgaacgaaaagaaagaaaataataaaaatagatcacataatattatgttatattaaaaaatattatgtaataagtaataattaatggatAAACATTGTTATAAAGAGTACTCAGAACTTACAATcttttttgtcgaaaaatcAGCATTAAGAAATCGATAAAGTACGCGGGTATGATGTGGAAAAAGAAGACGAATAAATTGTGCACAAATTTGTTGCTACGTATATTGCCGTCAGGATACCAAACCTGTCCATCAAAAGGATATTCGTAATAAACACGCCTACCCAATTCAAGGGTCTCGTCAAATGTCATCTCTGTTATTCTGCCTTGTGTTACATTGAACACGGGTATACTTTTTGATCTATAAATGGATTGACAATTGTAAGCACACaagagagaaatttaaacattacaaatctttaaataattaataatatcattattttatattaaatatgataagaaatagtagtagaaaagaaatagtttataaattatagacatattgcatgttaaatttgttttaaacaaacaattaatttgcaacaaaatttgagatagatatctatttataattttacgtaacataaaaacatttaaaaactaGAAATACGCACAAAATGAGTAATCcatacatgtgtatatattgattttttaattgtttttttatacgataggtcacataaaataaatagaatgttATCCCATATTGTGTTGCAATTGTCCAAAGCGAGATTTGAATAACATACTTTGATTTGAATGTTTTTTCGGCATGTTAAATgatgcgaaaaaaaagaattgcacAAAGCGGAGTAACATACTTCTCCTGCTTGGTACCGACTCTGTATGCAATTACAATTAGATTATTAATCGCAATGTCAACCGGTATAGCTTCAATATGATATCTGCCGTTGCAGTGCATTGATCTGACGACACCTTTGCCCGCAGCGATGAGCAATCCTACAATACCATTCAGATTGTCCACCCAACCTGGTAACGGTTCTTCTATAGCTGAAAAtactaaacaaaattaaattaatttttttttattttaatgtattatatagtGTACTGGCTTATTCGAGCATATTGCATGCAGATGTGAACAGaagtttctatatttttccCGAATTTTTCAGTGTATTGTGCAGATCTGATATAATTTGTGTAACTATCGCGCCGAgagattttttcttataattactaaaaatttataaaatataccaatAATTACCGATTGATGGCCTGGCAATACAGCAAGGCAGATTAGGATACTCGTTGACCACCAATGTTTCGGCAAGACACTTCGAATACGTGTAACTATTTGGATGCGGATGCATTAATCtagaattataacaatagaCAAATACGTTATTGCAcagacattttttattattggataATTCAAtgagttatttaataaacaattatttagtatttttaagtctttattattttttaaatatttaattaaatcagcgctcggaattagttgcacattttgggccgattcccgagacgacgcctcctgttcccccaccaCCGCCCGGctgctggcggccgagccgccgatagctctgcctcaggagcgttttatataagaaataggctggattgttgagacacctctcagaaaatagtaatattttctttgctacataaataatgtttattttcattaatacataatatatatatatatttaattattaatgaaaataaacattatttatgtagcgaagaaaatgttacgatttcttgacagatgcctaaacaatccagcctatttctaatataaaacgctcctgaggcagagctatcggcggctcggctgccagcggccgggcggtagtagGGGAACagaaggcgtcgtctcgggaatcggcccgaaatgttcaactaattccgagcgctgaatTAAATCACTAAAgaggtaattattttaattttatatccagttttatgataaatatacttatcaatatgttattattaatgattaataagatcgttaatttaattactttggTGTAAGAAGATCGATAGCTTCTTCGTCCAGCCATTGAACGAGTTTCATGACATGGTGGGGATTATGAGGGGAATCATATGTACATTCGGCAAGTTCCTTTTGTTCGACGTGACAAAAAGTCGTGCTTACGTGCAGGAAACATTCCAGTTGCTTTATTTGCTTTGCCAAGTCTAGTACTCTTTTTGTACTTATCTGCAGGATTAAATCAGATATCATGCATTTTAgatattgtgtaaaatattatgcataaatttAGGTTTGGAAAACAGATTCACGAAATTAAGtaagttttatattgcatCGGCATTTAAATGTCAACacgtttttcatataaaattaaatatataattaaagaatacaGAATCTAAATGTACAATGTAATCAGCGTAATgtgtaataatagtaataaaggacttttttcacataaaaaagaCAAATGCAACAAATGAAACTTTGAGTTATTGacgttgatttttttaaattgtagaaCTAATATCTTACAGTGTTTAGCTCGATGGCGTCTTTTAATTTCGTATCGAAGCGAGTAGATGCAGCGCAATGAAATACCACATGTACTTCGTTTATCAGACGTTCTCGCTGCTCTTCAGTGAGACCCAAATTGTCCGAAGTTATGTCGCCGTTTAACGGTATCACTTTTTGAAGGACATTAGGTTTCtcgattttaattctttgaaaCAACTatagaaatatcaataattattaccattatttgttattaatttacataatgtgtactatcatttgtaaaagtttcatacctgatttaaaaaatcatgaattatttaagattaaaattaagtaatgGAATTCCCACAATATCTTACAGGTAAATCGAATATGTTACTGAGTCGAGTATCGATGTTGTGACCTTTCTTGCTTCGTATAATGATGTAAATTTTGTCGATTTCCGAGCAAGAATACAGCAACTTTTCCAAGAGAACCTTGCCCATAAAGCCGGAAGCGCCGGTGACAAAAATGGTCTTGTTTTTGTAATAGGATTGAATTTCGCTCCTTTTCTTGTCCATTATCACTgaaacacaaaaatttaaacgttATAACATTACAGACAACATAGGATAcaacatatatgcatatataaagaatacatGAATTTTTGTGATACCTTATCTTTGTGATACGTTCATTCCGTTAAAATTCatgtattctttatatattttatataagttgtatgttatatgttatgttatatgtcgttgttgaaattaaagttttaattgtatcgacatatatatatatatatatatatatatatatatatatatatatatatattattataaatgtaaaaagaatgatagaaatacaataaacgAGCAAATAGTTTTACTATTGAAAAATAGAAGATCctgtaattaatttgaatcGTCTGTGttactaatataaaataatagatagcatttaaaatttcgagatttttatttatttgtttgtcttttaatttgtcttcttttttaatcatttaattttttcgtgTTTGTTATCGGTtacaacatatatatgtgtatatgttgTGGCGCGTTgtagcaattatttataaggGTGTAATGTAAAAGGGGTATCTTTGCAATAACTTTAGTAAGCTTTGTCATTTGATTAGAACTTTGCTTTTTAAAGACTTGACGACATTAacgtgacatttttatttttacttttttacgaTGATTGCGCAACGCAAGCGCAGCATCAACGATGCATCATGCAGCGCGGAGCATATAGTGCGATATTCACGGatcatttctgaaagatgcggTTTCGAAACATAAAATCATTTCCTATAGTTGAATTTAgcgtaaaaaattcaataacttttgttattacacaaaaatcttgaaattcgtaaaaataataacaaggagataaattaaaaaatataaaatttttataaaaatccagCTGCGCGGTTATAAAGCCCGTAAAAtaccataaaatttttatttaaaacatttttttatactttttacagttttaacgatattttgtcaaaaccaaataaaataaaccacTTCAGCTTGTAGAAATTGTTTCAAcccctaaacgtgcgagaacgcaaaaaaatatacgtgtctcttattttgagaTACTCTACAACATATTCAAAACTCATCAAAATTGAAGGAGGACAACTCTGTCACTTTCTCGTTAGCAAAAGGTTACGCAAAAATCGGCAATAATTTgaatgcaaaataatgatataatacaaaaatatactgGATACCTGTTGGTGTTGCACACGTTCGATTGAATCCTATGGTTTAATTCTGTTATCACTTGCAATTAATGTAATGTTTTGTTTCACTTTTGCTATTTTGTGAGAATAGATCCTGTGTACTCCGTGCTCACAAACTTAATGAGCTTCGTTGTAATCCGTGATGAAATATGTACTGTTGTAGAATGACTTgtcaatctttttttcttttcttctgtTTCTCTCTGTTCCTTTTCCCACATAGTTGACActacaacaaaaaattttatgcgtttCGTTCTTGCTAGAGGCAAAAAGCTCGCTTCTAATCGCAAGACAAATtggttttttttcattttcacgtTCCTATAAACAATTCATGAACATTTCATGAACGTCATCGTTCTTAGATGCGCGTAAAACTATCGAAGGACGCTGTATGCCATTACATCTCGACTGTTGATGAATCCGGAATATGCAAAATCTGgttaaattttatctacttGTCGATTTTGtaggatatttaaaaatagtatcaAAATACTAAACTTTctaaaactttgttttttttgtaaaagtttgATGGATTGAATTTGTATAAATCTTGTTTTTTACGCAAAAAGTAactaaaaaatagatataataaaaatgttagtgTTCACTTTGTcttgaacaaataaataagaggaaagaaatattacgttgttctaattgttttattataattataattataatttatataatttatataatttaatttattataattataattataattataattattataaatgtaaaataatataaaaattatttatttattttcacttatattttattttttcatatattcttttagatttatataagaataatattattttaaagaaaagcgTTTGAGCTAgtgaatagaaaataataaaataaagtagtcATGCATAATGTATTGATGATAATCTATCTTGATATCTATGATATTTATCTTATGATGTCATTTTCTTGGAAAATACGAGGAGTCcgtaataaatgcaattattacatcattacacaatataaagaaagaaaaaaatatttaaacttatgcACTTGCACACGcttattagtattatttaacCTTTGATTTTTGCGTCAGTCTTCTATTAACGACGTAGAATGTACTTCACatttactataataaattatatttaatcgatatttttaatgacgtttctttctttcttataacATAAAGATAGTGCGCATTTACAAAGTATAATCTTGCTTTGCAACAAATAGATGAATGttgaaatgtaaaaacttttaaagaattgagttttatgtcaaaataaagaattattttgttcgcTCTATTTCAAGGACTTATATCTATGTTCAGCAAGCAGATTGTagttattgttttaaaaatattatatttgtgttaTGTTGCGTGTAAACTTaacttttttctcatattttcaataaatagtttgacgtagaaatctgaaatataaatctacttattgttttattaatcttaataatttatttttaatttttaaatagaatccactattaaaattcatatcaAATATCacctttataattaaaaaataatttttttttttatgtaataattcttttacgtaaaacatattcttaataatatgAAGAAAAATCCTTTACTAGCGCTTTGTGTCACACTGTTGCATTTATCACGGCATTTGTTACAGCTTCATTTATTTCTCCGCGATAATGTAACAAGTGTATATAAAAGTTAGTTTTTTTGATAAGTCATTATTGTGCTGCGTTATTCTCACTATCGTAGTTTGTAATTAATCACCAAAAGAGATCTAATGtaagctgacaatttttaatacgtCTTCTTTTTgttagtaatttactacacGTGTGGCCTGAGTATGTTTTTTCTTATGGTTTgcattctttttcttaaacaaaattttattccacgTCTATGACCCAAGACGAAACAGGCATATATAAGATGTTTAATAGATTATATAAGCTATATATGAGTCAgatataaactaaaatatttaatttgaaaatacacATATTGTTTATAACACCATACATCTAACtaaaagaaaatgtcatatacttttttcgtttttattcttatgtatttataaatcgcGACAAAACATTtgacagaattttatttacctcTTTCTGCGCCGCATAATGTAGAAAAGGTAGAAAAAAGAATCAGGACGAAGTACGCAATATACAGAATCCTGTCCCGAATCATATAGatcgtttaaaataaaattttttatatacgttttacaaaatgataaattttactgACAATCTCAGCAATACCAAGGAAAAATTGTGaggcatatttttattaattttacaaaaaagattgaaatatccatgaaatatacatatatttttatttgttacatatttatatttgacaaattaatataatatatgtttatataataaatatcatataataaaatataataaattctttattcccacactgagaaaaatatcCAGCGACTCTAATCGGAAAAAACCGTTTGAACATCTTATCCGATTGATTTTGATTGGATTTAGGGCTATCCGATGAAATGATAGATGCCTTTATccgatgaaataaaatttccaatgaAATATGAACGGATAATGAGCTGCGATTTACTTATCcgtttaaattgatatataatatgatcGGACATTGCACTTGATCGGATAAAAATAAGGTATTTTTTCCGATCAAGCTGAATGTCCAATCTAATGTACTATAtccgattaaaatattatccgataaagtgtaatatccgatgaaatacaatttatccGTTCAGAAGTCCGATGAAATACATGTGTACACATTTCGAAGTCGCACTGGTAACTCGATTGTGATTGGTCGTGCTAACAGTCGTACCGATGGGCCCAGCGTGCATGAGCCTGTACTCTATTGTCTCGTGTTCGTCATCGAAGCAGCGTGAAGGCAGTGTGACGCAATATtgtgtgcaatattttgtatataatagtGTATTACGTGTCAATTATTAAGAAGTGAAAGAAATGAATTGTAATACAGTTAGAACTGTTCTTGAAGAACTCAAAGTAGAAGAAGaagtaatacaaattaatattaatattaattggtaTATTTAAGGGGAAAATTCCGATCAGATTCCGATCAGATTCCGATTAGATCTATTGATCGGACATAATATAATCGGACTATTCGTTCAAAAAGTAACAAACGGATATTTTCTAATCGGATATTTTTGATCGGTTATTTCAGTCTTCATCGGTTATTTTTTCCGATTGAAGAGATCGATAATATCCGtttgttactttttgaatGGATTTTCCGATCAATTTTAACCGGATTTTTCTCTCAGTGCAAGCAacacacatttttatgtatgtatatcatGACTGCAgtgaatatattcataaatatatgcgTACTATATGAAATGcagtaatacatttttattgaattacaaATAAACTTGTACACATATGTTTCGCCAATCAAAGTCagtaatctttttaaaatagcaCACCTTCACTTTTTGGTTGAACTAATATAGATCatccaattttataattttcacaatcaAGTTTTTGtctctattttaaaattatatctaatatcAACAGTCACAATAAAGTATTTACattgataatatattgaaattaccTTCCAGCCTGTAATATGTGTTCTATGGAATAAAGTTACAAGTAGCTCAAAAAACTCTAAACAAATTATTGGATTATAAAGTCAAAAGGAGTGTCAAATGGATTATCCTTCTGCTTTTTGTTAGTTGcattgtaaattatgtatgta
Above is a genomic segment from Linepithema humile isolate Giens D197 chromosome 6, Lhum_UNIL_v1.0, whole genome shotgun sequence containing:
- the LOC105679465 gene encoding putative fatty acyl-CoA reductase CG5065 isoform X2, which gives rise to MDKKRSEIQSYYKNKTIFVTGASGFMGKVLLEKLLYSCSEIDKIYIIIRSKKGHNIDTRLSNIFDLPLFQRIKIEKPNVLQKVIPLNGDITSDNLGLTEEQRERLINEVHVVFHCAASTRFDTKLKDAIELNTISTKRVLDLAKQIKQLECFLHVSTTFCHVEQKELAECTYDSPHNPHHVMKLVQWLDEEAIDLLTPKLMHPHPNSYTYSKCLAETLVVNEYPNLPCCIARPSIAIEEPLPGWVDNLNGIVGLLIAAGKGVVRSMHCNGRYHIEAIPVDIAINNLIVIAYRVGTKQEKSKSIPVFNVTQGRITEMTFDETLELGRRVYYEYPFDGQVWYPDGNIRSNKFVHNLFVFFFHIIPAYFIDFLMLIFRQKRFMVKLQKRISAGLEVLQYFTTRKWIFYNNKITTIFDELSPEDKKLFRTYIDSNSDKIEYTKNCILGARQYCLKEDLSSLPRARRHQKIMYVLHITTVYLFYFGILYYIYNNFEIMKISLDYITEKLKLLPIIGGFVEKAHL
- the LOC105679465 gene encoding putative fatty acyl-CoA reductase CG5065 isoform X1; the protein is MDKKRSEIQSYYKNKTIFVTGASGFMGKVLLEKLLYSCSEIDKIYIIIRSKKGHNIDTRLSNIFDLPLFQRIKIEKPNVLQKVIPLNGDITSDNLGLTEEQRERLINEVHVVFHCAASTRFDTKLKDAIELNTISTKRVLDLAKQIKQLECFLHVSTTFCHVEQKELAECTYDSPHNPHHVMKLVQWLDEEAIDLLTPKLMHPHPNSYTYSKCLAETLVVNEYPNLPCCIARPSIVFSAIEEPLPGWVDNLNGIVGLLIAAGKGVVRSMHCNGRYHIEAIPVDIAINNLIVIAYRVGTKQEKSKSIPVFNVTQGRITEMTFDETLELGRRVYYEYPFDGQVWYPDGNIRSNKFVHNLFVFFFHIIPAYFIDFLMLIFRQKRFMVKLQKRISAGLEVLQYFTTRKWIFYNNKITTIFDELSPEDKKLFRTYIDSNSDKIEYTKNCILGARQYCLKEDLSSLPRARRHQKIMYVLHITTVYLFYFGILYYIYNNFEIMKISLDYITEKLKLLPIIGGFVEKAHL
- the LOC105679465 gene encoding putative fatty acyl-CoA reductase CG5065 isoform X3, with product MDKKRSEIQSYYKNKTIFVTGASGFMGKVLLEKLLYSCSEIDKIYIIIRSKKGHNIDTRLSNIFDLPLFQRIKIEKPNVLQKVIPLNGDITSDNLGLTEEQRERLINEVHVVFHCAASTRFDTKLKDAIELNTISTKRVLDLAKQIKQLECFLHVSTTFCHVEQKELAECTYDSPHNPHHVMKLVQWLDEEAIDLLTPKLMHPHPNSYTYSKCLAETLVVNEYPNLPCCIARPSIVFSAIEEPLPGWVDNLNGIVGLLIAAGKGVVRSMHCNGRYHIEAIPVDIAINNLIVIAYRVGTKQEKSKSIPVFNVTQGRITEMTFDETLELGRRVYYEYPFDGQVWYPDGNIRSNKFVHNLFVFFFHIIPAYFIDFLMLIFRQKRFMVKLQKRISAGLEVLQYFTTRKWIFYNNKITTIFDELSPEDKKLFRTYIDSNSDKIEYTKNCILGARQYCLKEDLSSLPRARRHQKMFQ